In Anopheles gambiae chromosome 2, idAnoGambNW_F1_1, whole genome shotgun sequence, a single window of DNA contains:
- the LOC1276784 gene encoding anion exchange protein 2 isoform X5, whose amino-acid sequence MSRRDNNVRKLSFLGFHTKETSNDDPNEVHLDDEIERVFGTTAEKERFELNRLQDEVILDNSPLKYDEAHRVPDSADATSSASNNNNNNNNSSSTISNNKPSASSNEQQGRSKPVAASPPTTTPTSPISFSSKSEPTDTKLSSTANNTTLADNTSNDFSETVHDEPVVDQGTVQGEQWDTSARRNVHFDKDNKGAPIEGLPLEDTNEERRRRTERHHPHKSRKFSLQEYHPEWRRQSGTEGGPTGRRISVQPEDATLQEADIDELTSHRSDDPRALRRHKVSAQSGASLVNINRKEAAPPLQHLLPSSKYKKMYDHSPHEVFVQLDELTGSGEDREWKETARWIKYEEDVEEGADRWGRPHVASLSFHSLLNLRRCLETGVVLMDLEEKDLPSVAYRVVEQMVVDELIHEDDKAVIMRALLLRHRHVNESSHGGFSFGPKRKYSSYTSLQSLSMRAEDGGNGEVIVGVRRLNSFVSPTQSYTLSPPSLHPNSVYGQSPNLSSRNHHTHHQQQPAHQPAKDQQRHQRHASGPHRCRRSGSQDSSSTATAAAAPVTLTTVTSAVGMRRNNSPLSLTVSVDDKKPRIVPATEINGHGGGHGETRINISEETYTSSQEDIKMRTQKESILKRIPEGAEATTVLVGAVDFLEQPTIAFVRLAEGIPMPSITEVPIPVRFLFILLGPQKTELDYHEVGRSIATLMSNEHFHDIAYKADDRRELLSAINEFLDDSIVLPPGKWERQALLPFEELKAKSDMIRLRKKKALDEKIKSKQSQLLTSEEEKKLLAAAGGAGDGGGGGDGKKPPKNPLEKTNRLWGGLINDIKRRYPMYKSDIMDGLNTETLAATIFMYFAALSTAITFGGLSSDKTHNLIGISETLVSASMVGLVFHLLAGQPLVIIGTTGPLLLFDEALNQFCISNDFSFLTVRVYVGCWLAVIALVVSAFEGSVYVRLFTRFTQEIFSALITLIYIVETVMKLLSVYKRHPLLAEYLYKNVTEPQPLPMPYLEEERNGTTPTSELLAESLTTAVNGTIAMAQDAANLLIPEDGTGPLNRPNTALFCTILTLGTFSLAYYLKLFRNSHFLGRNARRALGDFGVPISIALFVLVDYMIPQVYTEKLSVPEGLSPSDETRRGWIIPLGGVPGWMPFVAGIPALLVYILIFMETHISELIVDKPERGLKKGSGLHMDIVLLCFLNTVCGFFGMPWHCAATVRSVTHVSAVTIMSRTHAPGDAPHITDVKEQRISGFFVSLMVGLSVTMAPILRLIPMSVLFGVFLYMGIASMSGVQFFERLRLYLMPVKHHPQVPFVRRVPTWKMHLFTFVQILALAMLWAVKSSPFSLAFPFFLIMMVPIRKQLESIFSPLELRALDGSQPNEGAEDEPDFYEQAPIPA is encoded by the exons ACAAGCAACGATGACCCGAACGAGGTCCACCTGGACGACGAAATCGAGCGCGTGTTCGGTACGACCGCCGAGAAGGAACGTTTCGAACTGAACCGGCTGCAGGACGAAGTCATCCTGGACAACTCGCCGCTCAAGTACGACGAAGCGCACCGCGTCCCGGACAGCGCGGACGCCACGTCCAGtgcgagcaacaacaacaacaacaacaacaacagcagcagcaccatcagcaacaacaagcCCTCCGCCAGCAGCAATGAGCAGCAGGGCCGCAGCAAGCCGGTTGCGGCGTCACCGCCGACCACCACCCCGACCAGCCCGATCTCGTTCTCGTCCAAGAGCGAGCCGACCGACACGAAACTCTCGTCCACCGCGAACAACACCACGCTAGCGGACAACACGTCGAACGATTTCAGCGAAACCGTGCACGACGAGCCGGTGGTCGATCAGGGCACGGTGCAGGGCGAACAGTGG GACACCAGCGCCAGAAGGAATGTGCACTTTGACAAAGACAACAAGGGAGCGCCGATCGAGGGTTTGCCGCTAGAGGACACTAACGAGGAGCGCCGGCGGCGTACCGA ACGGCATCATCCGCACAAATCGCGGAAGTTTTCGCTGCAAGAGTACCACCCCGAATGGCGACGGCAGAGCGGTACCGAGGGTGGCCCGACCGGGCGCCGCATCTCGGTCCAGCCAGAGGATGCGACGCTGCAGGAGGCCGACATCGACGAGCTGACGTCGCACCGGTCGGACGATCCGCGGGCCCTGCGCCGCCACAAGGTCAGTGCCCAGTCGGGCGCGTCGCTGGTGAACATCAACCGGAAGGAGGCGGCGCCGCCGCTCCAGCACCTGCTGCCCTCGAGCAAGTACAAGAAGATGTACGACCACAGCCCGCACGAGGTGTTCGTGCAGCTGGACGAGCTGACGGGCAGCGGGGAGGACCGGGAGTGGAAGGAGACGGCCCGCTGGATCAAGTACGAGGAGGACGTGGAGGAGGGCGCGGACCGGTGGGGCCGGCCGCACGTCGCCTCCCTGTCGTTCCACTCGCTGCTCAATCTGCGCCGCTGCCTCGAGACGGGCGTCGTGCTGATGGACCTGGAGGAGAAGGATCTGCCCTCGGTGGCGTACCGCGTGGTGGAGCAG ATGGTCGTTGATGAGCTGATCCACGAGGATGATAAGGCGGTCATCATGcgagcgctgctgctgcgccatcGCCACGTCAACGAAAGCTCGCACGGTGGATTTTCCTTCGGGCCGAAGCGGAAGTACAGCAGCTACACGAGCCTGCAG TCCCTGTCGATGCGGGCCGAGGACGGTGGCAACGGGGAGGTGATCGTGGGCGTCCGGCGCCTCAACTCGTTCGTAAGCCCCACCCAAAGCTACACGCTCAGTCCGCCCTCGCTGCACCCGAACTCGGTGTACGGCCAGAGCCCGAACCTTTCCTCCCGGAACCACCACACCCACCATCAGCAACAGCCGGCGCATCAGCCGGCCAAGGATCAGCAGCGCCACCAGCGGCACGCATCCGGTCCGCACCGGTGCCGGCGGTCCGGCAGCcaggacagcagcagcacggcgaCAGCCGCGGCAGCACCGGTGACCCTAACCACGGTCACCAGTGCCGTTGGTATGCGACGAAATAACTCACCTTTATCGCTGACAGTT AGTGTGGATGACAAGAAGCCACGCATCGTACCGGCGACCGAGATCAACGGGCACGGCGGTGGCCACGGTGAGACGCGCATCAACATCAGCGAGGAAACGTACACCTCCTCGCAGGAGGACATCAAGATGCGCACGCAGAAGGAATCCATCCTGAAGCGCATCCCCGAGGGGGCGGAAGCGACGACCGTCCTCGTCGGTGCGGTCGACTTTCTCGAGCAGCCCACGATCGCGTTCGTCCGCCTGGCGGAAGGTATCCCGATGCCCAGCATTACGGAGGTCCCGATCCCGGTGCGCTTCCTGTTCATTCTGCTCGGGCCGCAGAAGACGGAGCTGGACTACCACGAGGTCGGCCGGTCGATCGCCACGCTCATGTCGAACGAGCACTTCCACGACATCGCCTACAAGGCGGACGATCGGCGCGAGCTGCTGTCCGCGATCAACGAGTTCCTGGACGACTCGATCGTGCTGCCGCCGGGCAAATGGGAACGGCAGGCACTGTTGCCGTTCGAGGAGCTGAAGGCGAAGAGCGACATGATCCGGCTGCGCAAGAAGAAAGCGCTGGACGAGAAGATCAAGAGCAAGCAGTCGCAGCTGCTGACGAgcgaggaggaaaagaagcTGCTGGCGGCAGCTGGCGGTGCGGGcgacggtggtggcggcggcgatgGGAAGAAGCCACCCAAAAACCCGCTGGAAAAGACGAACCGCCTGTGGGGCGGCCTGATCAACGACATCAAGCGCCGCTACCCGATGTACAAGAGCGACATCATGGACGGGCTGAACACGGAAACGCTGGCGGCGACCATCTTCATGTACTTTGCCGCCCTGTCGACGGCCATCACGTTCGGGGGGCTGTCCTCGGACAAGACGCACAACCTGATCGGCATCTCGGAAACGCTCGTGTCGGCCTCGATGGTGGGGCTGGTGTTTCATCTGCTCGCGGGACAGCCGTTGGTCATTATCGGCACGACtggaccgctgctgctgttcgacgAAGCGCTGAACCAGTTCTGCATCTCGAACGACTTCAGCTTTCTCACGGTGCGGGTGTACGTGGGGTGCTGGCTGGCGGTGATTGCGCTGGTTGTGTCCGCGTTCGAGGGCAGCGTGTACGTGCGGCTGTTCACGCGCTTCACGCAGGAAATCTTCTCCGCGCTCATCACGCTGATCTACATCGTCGAGACGGTGATGAAGCTGCTGTCCGTGTACAAGCGTCATCCCCTGTTGGCGGAGTACCTGTACAAGAACGTCACCGAGCCACAGCCGCTCCCGATGCCCTACCTGGAGGAGGAGCGCAACGGAACGACTCCCACCTCCGAGCTGCTGGCCGAGAGTCTAACAACGGCCGTGAACGGTACGATCGCAATGGCGCAGGACGCGGCCAATCTGCTCATCCCGGAAGACGGCACCGGGCCACTGAACCGACCCAACACGGCCCTCTTCTGCACCATCCTCACGCTCGGCACGTTCTCGCTGGCCTACTATCTGAAGCTGTTCCGCAACTCCCACTTCCTGGGGCGTAACGCCCGCCGTGCCCTCGGTGACTTCGGTGTGCCGATCTCGATCGCGCTGTTCGTGCTGGTCGACTACATGATCCCGCAGGTGTACACGGAGAAGCTAAGCGTACCGGAGGGCCTGTCGCCGAGCGATGAAACGCGCCGCGGATGGATCATTCCGCTCGGTGGCGTTCCCGGCTGGATGCCATTTGTTGCCGGCATTCCCGCCCTGCTGGTGTACATCCTGATCTTCATGGAGACGCACATCTCCGAGCTGATCGTGGACAAGCCCGAGCGGGGGCTGAAGAAGGGCTCGGGCCTGCACATGGACATTGTGCTGCTGTGCTTCCTGAACACCGTCTGCGGGTTCTTCGGTATGCCGTGGCACTGTGCCGCCACCGTACGGTCGGTGACGCACGTGTCTGCCGTCACCATCATGTCGAG AACACACGCCCCCGGAGACGCTCCACACATTACGGACGTGAAGGAGCAAAGAATATCGGGCTTCTTCGTGTCGCTTATGGTCGGGCTGTCCGTAACGATGGCTCCAATTTTGCGCCTCATCCCGATGTCCGTACTGTTCGGTGTGTTCCTGTACATGGGCATTGCTTCCATGAGCGGTGTGCAGTTCTTCGAGCG ATTGCGGCTGTACCTGATGCCGGTGAAGCATCATCCACAAGTGCCATTCGTGCGCCGCGTCCCGACCTGGAAGATGCACCTGTTCACCTTCGTGCAGATACTGGCGCTGGCCATGCTGTGGGCGGTCAAGTCGTCCCCGTTCTCGCTCGCCTTCCCCTTCTTCCTGATCATGATGGTACCGATCCGGAAGCAGCTGGAGAGCATCTTTTCGCCCCTGGAGTTGCGTGCC CTCGATGGAAGCCAACCGAACGAAGGCGCAGAGGATGAGCCCGATTTCTACGAGCAAGCTCCCATCCCTGCTTAA
- the LOC1276784 gene encoding anion exchange protein 2 isoform X3, which produces MSRRDNNVRKLSFLGFHTKETSNDDPNEVHLDDEIERVFGTTAEKERFELNRLQDEVILDNSPLKYDEAHRVPDSADATSSASNNNNNNNNSSSTISNNKPSASSNEQQGRSKPVAASPPTTTPTSPISFSSKSEPTDTKLSSTANNTTLADNTSNDFSETVHDEPVVDQGTVQGEQWDTSARRNVHFDKDNKGAPIEGLPLEDTNEERRRRTEKLLQSKPVRSKRRHHPHKSRKFSLQEYHPEWRRQSGTEGGPTGRRISVQPEDATLQEADIDELTSHRSDDPRALRRHKVSAQSGASLVNINRKEAAPPLQHLLPSSKYKKMYDHSPHEVFVQLDELTGSGEDREWKETARWIKYEEDVEEGADRWGRPHVASLSFHSLLNLRRCLETGVVLMDLEEKDLPSVAYRVVEQMVVDELIHEDDKAVIMRALLLRHRHVNESSHGGFSFGPKRKYSSYTSLQSLSMRAEDGGNGEVIVGVRRLNSFVSPTQSYTLSPPSLHPNSVYGQSPNLSSRNHHTHHQQQPAHQPAKDQQRHQRHASGPHRCRRSGSQDSSSTATAAAAPVTLTTVTSAVGMRRNNSPLSLTVSVDDKKPRIVPATEINGHGGGHGETRINISEETYTSSQEDIKMRTQKESILKRIPEGAEATTVLVGAVDFLEQPTIAFVRLAEGIPMPSITEVPIPVRFLFILLGPQKTELDYHEVGRSIATLMSNEHFHDIAYKADDRRELLSAINEFLDDSIVLPPGKWERQALLPFEELKAKSDMIRLRKKKALDEKIKSKQSQLLTSEEEKKLLAAAGGAGDGGGGGDGKKPPKNPLEKTNRLWGGLINDIKRRYPMYKSDIMDGLNTETLAATIFMYFAALSTAITFGGLSSDKTHNLIGISETLVSASMVGLVFHLLAGQPLVIIGTTGPLLLFDEALNQFCISNDFSFLTVRVYVGCWLAVIALVVSAFEGSVYVRLFTRFTQEIFSALITLIYIVETVMKLLSVYKRHPLLAEYLYKNVTEPQPLPMPYLEEERNGTTPTSELLAESLTTAVNGTIAMAQDAANLLIPEDGTGPLNRPNTALFCTILTLGTFSLAYYLKLFRNSHFLGRNARRALGDFGVPISIALFVLVDYMIPQVYTEKLSVPEGLSPSDETRRGWIIPLGGVPGWMPFVAGIPALLVYILIFMETHISELIVDKPERGLKKGSGLHMDIVLLCFLNTVCGFFGMPWHCAATVRSVTHVSAVTIMSRTHAPGDAPHITDVKEQRISGFFVSLMVGLSVTMAPILRLIPMSVLFGVFLYMGIASMSGVQFFERLRLYLMPVKHHPQVPFVRRVPTWKMHLFTFVQILALAMLWAVKSSPFSLAFPFFLIMMVPIRKQLESIFSPLELRALDGSQPNEGAEDEPDFYEQAPIPA; this is translated from the exons ACAAGCAACGATGACCCGAACGAGGTCCACCTGGACGACGAAATCGAGCGCGTGTTCGGTACGACCGCCGAGAAGGAACGTTTCGAACTGAACCGGCTGCAGGACGAAGTCATCCTGGACAACTCGCCGCTCAAGTACGACGAAGCGCACCGCGTCCCGGACAGCGCGGACGCCACGTCCAGtgcgagcaacaacaacaacaacaacaacaacagcagcagcaccatcagcaacaacaagcCCTCCGCCAGCAGCAATGAGCAGCAGGGCCGCAGCAAGCCGGTTGCGGCGTCACCGCCGACCACCACCCCGACCAGCCCGATCTCGTTCTCGTCCAAGAGCGAGCCGACCGACACGAAACTCTCGTCCACCGCGAACAACACCACGCTAGCGGACAACACGTCGAACGATTTCAGCGAAACCGTGCACGACGAGCCGGTGGTCGATCAGGGCACGGTGCAGGGCGAACAGTGG GACACCAGCGCCAGAAGGAATGTGCACTTTGACAAAGACAACAAGGGAGCGCCGATCGAGGGTTTGCCGCTAGAGGACACTAACGAGGAGCGCCGGCGGCGTACCGA GAAACTGCTGCAAAGCAAACCCGTCCGAAGCAAAAG ACGGCATCATCCGCACAAATCGCGGAAGTTTTCGCTGCAAGAGTACCACCCCGAATGGCGACGGCAGAGCGGTACCGAGGGTGGCCCGACCGGGCGCCGCATCTCGGTCCAGCCAGAGGATGCGACGCTGCAGGAGGCCGACATCGACGAGCTGACGTCGCACCGGTCGGACGATCCGCGGGCCCTGCGCCGCCACAAGGTCAGTGCCCAGTCGGGCGCGTCGCTGGTGAACATCAACCGGAAGGAGGCGGCGCCGCCGCTCCAGCACCTGCTGCCCTCGAGCAAGTACAAGAAGATGTACGACCACAGCCCGCACGAGGTGTTCGTGCAGCTGGACGAGCTGACGGGCAGCGGGGAGGACCGGGAGTGGAAGGAGACGGCCCGCTGGATCAAGTACGAGGAGGACGTGGAGGAGGGCGCGGACCGGTGGGGCCGGCCGCACGTCGCCTCCCTGTCGTTCCACTCGCTGCTCAATCTGCGCCGCTGCCTCGAGACGGGCGTCGTGCTGATGGACCTGGAGGAGAAGGATCTGCCCTCGGTGGCGTACCGCGTGGTGGAGCAG ATGGTCGTTGATGAGCTGATCCACGAGGATGATAAGGCGGTCATCATGcgagcgctgctgctgcgccatcGCCACGTCAACGAAAGCTCGCACGGTGGATTTTCCTTCGGGCCGAAGCGGAAGTACAGCAGCTACACGAGCCTGCAG TCCCTGTCGATGCGGGCCGAGGACGGTGGCAACGGGGAGGTGATCGTGGGCGTCCGGCGCCTCAACTCGTTCGTAAGCCCCACCCAAAGCTACACGCTCAGTCCGCCCTCGCTGCACCCGAACTCGGTGTACGGCCAGAGCCCGAACCTTTCCTCCCGGAACCACCACACCCACCATCAGCAACAGCCGGCGCATCAGCCGGCCAAGGATCAGCAGCGCCACCAGCGGCACGCATCCGGTCCGCACCGGTGCCGGCGGTCCGGCAGCcaggacagcagcagcacggcgaCAGCCGCGGCAGCACCGGTGACCCTAACCACGGTCACCAGTGCCGTTGGTATGCGACGAAATAACTCACCTTTATCGCTGACAGTT AGTGTGGATGACAAGAAGCCACGCATCGTACCGGCGACCGAGATCAACGGGCACGGCGGTGGCCACGGTGAGACGCGCATCAACATCAGCGAGGAAACGTACACCTCCTCGCAGGAGGACATCAAGATGCGCACGCAGAAGGAATCCATCCTGAAGCGCATCCCCGAGGGGGCGGAAGCGACGACCGTCCTCGTCGGTGCGGTCGACTTTCTCGAGCAGCCCACGATCGCGTTCGTCCGCCTGGCGGAAGGTATCCCGATGCCCAGCATTACGGAGGTCCCGATCCCGGTGCGCTTCCTGTTCATTCTGCTCGGGCCGCAGAAGACGGAGCTGGACTACCACGAGGTCGGCCGGTCGATCGCCACGCTCATGTCGAACGAGCACTTCCACGACATCGCCTACAAGGCGGACGATCGGCGCGAGCTGCTGTCCGCGATCAACGAGTTCCTGGACGACTCGATCGTGCTGCCGCCGGGCAAATGGGAACGGCAGGCACTGTTGCCGTTCGAGGAGCTGAAGGCGAAGAGCGACATGATCCGGCTGCGCAAGAAGAAAGCGCTGGACGAGAAGATCAAGAGCAAGCAGTCGCAGCTGCTGACGAgcgaggaggaaaagaagcTGCTGGCGGCAGCTGGCGGTGCGGGcgacggtggtggcggcggcgatgGGAAGAAGCCACCCAAAAACCCGCTGGAAAAGACGAACCGCCTGTGGGGCGGCCTGATCAACGACATCAAGCGCCGCTACCCGATGTACAAGAGCGACATCATGGACGGGCTGAACACGGAAACGCTGGCGGCGACCATCTTCATGTACTTTGCCGCCCTGTCGACGGCCATCACGTTCGGGGGGCTGTCCTCGGACAAGACGCACAACCTGATCGGCATCTCGGAAACGCTCGTGTCGGCCTCGATGGTGGGGCTGGTGTTTCATCTGCTCGCGGGACAGCCGTTGGTCATTATCGGCACGACtggaccgctgctgctgttcgacgAAGCGCTGAACCAGTTCTGCATCTCGAACGACTTCAGCTTTCTCACGGTGCGGGTGTACGTGGGGTGCTGGCTGGCGGTGATTGCGCTGGTTGTGTCCGCGTTCGAGGGCAGCGTGTACGTGCGGCTGTTCACGCGCTTCACGCAGGAAATCTTCTCCGCGCTCATCACGCTGATCTACATCGTCGAGACGGTGATGAAGCTGCTGTCCGTGTACAAGCGTCATCCCCTGTTGGCGGAGTACCTGTACAAGAACGTCACCGAGCCACAGCCGCTCCCGATGCCCTACCTGGAGGAGGAGCGCAACGGAACGACTCCCACCTCCGAGCTGCTGGCCGAGAGTCTAACAACGGCCGTGAACGGTACGATCGCAATGGCGCAGGACGCGGCCAATCTGCTCATCCCGGAAGACGGCACCGGGCCACTGAACCGACCCAACACGGCCCTCTTCTGCACCATCCTCACGCTCGGCACGTTCTCGCTGGCCTACTATCTGAAGCTGTTCCGCAACTCCCACTTCCTGGGGCGTAACGCCCGCCGTGCCCTCGGTGACTTCGGTGTGCCGATCTCGATCGCGCTGTTCGTGCTGGTCGACTACATGATCCCGCAGGTGTACACGGAGAAGCTAAGCGTACCGGAGGGCCTGTCGCCGAGCGATGAAACGCGCCGCGGATGGATCATTCCGCTCGGTGGCGTTCCCGGCTGGATGCCATTTGTTGCCGGCATTCCCGCCCTGCTGGTGTACATCCTGATCTTCATGGAGACGCACATCTCCGAGCTGATCGTGGACAAGCCCGAGCGGGGGCTGAAGAAGGGCTCGGGCCTGCACATGGACATTGTGCTGCTGTGCTTCCTGAACACCGTCTGCGGGTTCTTCGGTATGCCGTGGCACTGTGCCGCCACCGTACGGTCGGTGACGCACGTGTCTGCCGTCACCATCATGTCGAG AACACACGCCCCCGGAGACGCTCCACACATTACGGACGTGAAGGAGCAAAGAATATCGGGCTTCTTCGTGTCGCTTATGGTCGGGCTGTCCGTAACGATGGCTCCAATTTTGCGCCTCATCCCGATGTCCGTACTGTTCGGTGTGTTCCTGTACATGGGCATTGCTTCCATGAGCGGTGTGCAGTTCTTCGAGCG ATTGCGGCTGTACCTGATGCCGGTGAAGCATCATCCACAAGTGCCATTCGTGCGCCGCGTCCCGACCTGGAAGATGCACCTGTTCACCTTCGTGCAGATACTGGCGCTGGCCATGCTGTGGGCGGTCAAGTCGTCCCCGTTCTCGCTCGCCTTCCCCTTCTTCCTGATCATGATGGTACCGATCCGGAAGCAGCTGGAGAGCATCTTTTCGCCCCTGGAGTTGCGTGCC CTCGATGGAAGCCAACCGAACGAAGGCGCAGAGGATGAGCCCGATTTCTACGAGCAAGCTCCCATCCCTGCTTAA